One window of Halopseudomonas maritima genomic DNA carries:
- the cysD gene encoding sulfate adenylyltransferase subunit CysD, whose product MLEKLTHLKQLEAESIHIIREVAAEFQNPVMLYSIGKDSAVMLHLARKAFYPGRLPFPVLHVDTGWKFQAMYEFREKMVKEMDLDLLVHKNPEGVAQGINPFTHGSAVHTDVMKTQGLKQALDKYGFDAAFGGARRDEEKSRAKERVYSFRDKHHRWDPKNQRPELWNIYNGKVHKGESIRVFPLSNWTELDIWQYIYLESIPIVPLYFAAERPVVEYNGSQIMVDDDRMPLDGKTPEMKMVRFRTLGCYPLTGAVESSAATLPEIIQEMLLTRTSERQGRVIDHDSAGSMEEKKRQGYF is encoded by the coding sequence ATGCTGGAAAAACTGACTCACCTGAAACAACTGGAAGCCGAGAGCATTCACATCATTCGTGAAGTCGCGGCCGAGTTCCAGAACCCGGTCATGCTTTATTCGATCGGTAAAGACTCCGCAGTCATGCTGCACCTGGCGCGCAAGGCCTTTTACCCGGGTCGTTTGCCGTTCCCGGTACTGCACGTGGACACCGGCTGGAAGTTTCAGGCGATGTACGAGTTCCGCGAAAAGATGGTCAAGGAGATGGACCTTGACCTGCTGGTGCACAAGAACCCGGAAGGCGTGGCACAGGGTATCAACCCTTTCACCCACGGCAGCGCGGTGCACACCGACGTGATGAAAACCCAGGGCTTGAAGCAAGCGCTGGACAAGTATGGTTTTGATGCTGCCTTTGGCGGTGCCCGCCGTGATGAAGAGAAGTCCCGCGCCAAGGAGCGTGTCTACTCCTTCCGTGACAAGCACCACCGCTGGGACCCGAAAAACCAGCGCCCTGAGCTGTGGAACATCTACAACGGCAAGGTGCACAAGGGCGAGAGCATCAGGGTATTCCCGCTGTCCAACTGGACCGAGCTGGATATCTGGCAATACATCTATCTGGAAAGCATCCCGATTGTGCCGCTGTACTTCGCAGCCGAGCGCCCGGTGGTCGAGTACAACGGCTCGCAGATCATGGTCGACGACGACCGCATGCCGCTGGACGGCAAGACGCCGGAAATGAAGATGGTGCGCTTCCGCACCCTGGGCTGCTACCCGCTGACCGGCGCCGTCGAATCCAGCGCCGCCACCCTGCCGGAAATCATCCAGGAAATGCTGCTCACCCGCACCTCCGAGCGCCAGGGCCGCGTCATCGACCACGACTCGGCCGGGTCCATGGAGGAGAAGAAGAGGCAGGGCTATTTCTAG
- a CDS encoding four helix bundle protein, with the protein MDFEKLEVWRLSARLSVDVYKYFSDCRDYGFKDQITRSSLSVPSNIAEGMSRGGDREKYHFLNVAKGSCSELRTQIYIGREVGLIPRALSQDWVGRCKRISSMLTGLQRQIGRTTE; encoded by the coding sequence ATGGATTTCGAGAAGCTGGAAGTTTGGCGCTTGTCGGCAAGGTTGTCGGTAGACGTTTACAAGTACTTTTCAGATTGCCGCGATTACGGTTTCAAGGATCAGATCACAAGGTCATCGTTGTCCGTTCCAAGCAACATTGCAGAAGGCATGAGCAGAGGCGGCGACCGGGAAAAGTACCATTTTCTGAATGTGGCTAAAGGGTCATGTTCAGAACTTAGAACACAAATTTACATTGGCAGAGAGGTGGGGCTGATACCTCGGGCTTTGAGTCAAGACTGGGTTGGTCGTTGCAAGCGTATTTCGTCCATGCTGACGGGCTTACAGAGACAGATCGGTCGTACAACAGAGTAG
- the cysN gene encoding sulfate adenylyltransferase subunit CysN, with protein sequence MSHQSELISQDILAYLAQHERKELLRFLTCGNVDDGKSTLIGRLLHDSKMIYEDHMEAITRDSKKSGTTGEEVDLALLVDGLQAEREQGITIDVAYRYFSTAKRKFIIADTPGHEQYTRNMATGASTCDLAIILIDARYGVQTQTKRHSFIASLLGIKHIVVAVNKMDLMDFDQTVYDKIREDYLQFAKGLDLLDGDKVQFVPMSALKGDNVVNRSERSPWYTGPSLMEILETVEIASDRNTTDLRFPVQLVTRPNLNFRGFAGTIASGVVRKGDELTVLPSGKGSRVKSIVTFDGELEEAGPGQAVTLTLEDEIDISRGDMLCHADNRPLIGDQFEATLVWMAEQPMQPGRKYDIKRATSYSPASFTRIQHRIDVNTLEQQPAAELALNEIGRVQVALERPIAFDDYQSNHTSGAFIVIDRMTNGTVGAGMIVAKAQDGQNTSGSHHGRLAHVTATERAERFGQEPVTVLFTGLSGSGKSSIAYALERKLFDGGRACYVLDGKVMRQDLSKGLAMDAAGRAENLHKGARIARQMNEAGLIAIGAFVAPTEESRATARHILGNRCLLVHLDTPLDVCQQRDPSGIYAANVEGTIPGISFPYEAPSDADLVLNTAELDLEGCVASVVGLLRERKLI encoded by the coding sequence ATGTCGCATCAGTCGGAATTGATCAGCCAGGACATCCTGGCTTACCTGGCCCAGCATGAACGCAAGGAACTGCTGCGCTTTCTGACCTGCGGTAACGTCGACGACGGCAAGAGCACCTTGATCGGGCGTTTGCTGCATGACTCCAAGATGATCTATGAAGATCACATGGAAGCCATCACCCGCGACTCCAAGAAGTCCGGCACCACGGGTGAAGAGGTGGATCTGGCGCTGCTGGTGGATGGTCTGCAGGCCGAGCGCGAGCAGGGTATTACCATCGACGTAGCCTATCGCTACTTCTCCACCGCCAAGCGCAAGTTCATCATCGCCGACACCCCCGGCCATGAGCAGTACACTCGCAACATGGCGACCGGTGCCTCTACCTGTGATCTGGCGATCATTCTGATCGACGCCCGCTACGGCGTGCAGACCCAGACCAAGCGTCACAGCTTTATTGCATCCTTGCTGGGCATCAAGCACATCGTGGTTGCGGTCAACAAGATGGACCTGATGGACTTCGATCAGACCGTCTACGACAAGATCCGCGAAGACTACCTGCAGTTTGCCAAGGGGCTGGACCTGCTGGACGGTGACAAGGTGCAGTTTGTGCCCATGTCGGCGCTTAAGGGTGACAACGTGGTCAACCGCAGCGAGCGTAGCCCCTGGTATACCGGCCCGTCGCTGATGGAGATTCTGGAAACCGTTGAGATCGCCAGCGACCGCAACACCACCGACCTGCGCTTCCCGGTGCAGCTGGTCACCCGCCCCAACCTGAACTTCCGTGGCTTTGCCGGCACCATCGCCTCTGGCGTTGTGCGCAAGGGCGACGAGCTGACTGTGCTGCCGTCCGGCAAGGGCAGCCGCGTCAAGTCCATCGTCACCTTTGACGGTGAGCTGGAAGAGGCGGGCCCCGGTCAGGCGGTTACCCTGACGCTGGAAGACGAAATCGACATCTCCCGTGGCGACATGCTGTGCCACGCAGACAACCGCCCGCTGATTGGCGATCAGTTTGAAGCGACGCTGGTGTGGATGGCCGAGCAGCCCATGCAGCCTGGTCGCAAGTACGACATCAAGCGCGCTACCAGCTACAGCCCGGCGTCCTTTACCCGTATTCAGCATCGCATCGACGTCAACACGCTGGAGCAGCAACCCGCTGCCGAGCTGGCGTTGAACGAAATCGGCCGTGTGCAGGTCGCGCTGGAGCGACCGATTGCCTTTGATGACTATCAGAGCAATCACACCTCCGGCGCCTTCATCGTTATCGACCGCATGACCAATGGCACTGTGGGTGCCGGCATGATCGTCGCCAAGGCGCAGGACGGGCAGAACACCAGCGGCAGTCACCATGGCCGCCTGGCCCACGTGACTGCGACTGAGCGTGCTGAGCGTTTCGGTCAGGAGCCGGTTACCGTGCTCTTTACCGGCCTCTCCGGTTCGGGCAAGAGCAGCATTGCTTACGCCTTGGAACGCAAGCTGTTCGACGGCGGCCGTGCCTGCTACGTGCTGGACGGCAAGGTCATGCGTCAGGATCTGAGCAAAGGTCTGGCGATGGATGCGGCCGGTCGTGCCGAGAACCTGCACAAGGGCGCGCGCATCGCTCGCCAGATGAACGAAGCGGGCTTGATCGCCATCGGCGCCTTTGTCGCACCGACCGAAGAAAGCCGCGCAACTGCGCGTCATATCCTCGGCAACCGCTGCCTGCTGGTGCACCTGGATACGCCGCTGGATGTCTGTCAGCAGCGCGACCCCTCGGGCATCTACGCCGCCAACGTCGAAGGTACCATTCCGGGTATCTCCTTCCCGTATGAAGCGCCGAGCGATGCCGACCTGGTGCTCAACACCGCCGAGCTGGATCTGGAAGGCTGTGTCGCGAGCGTGGTTGGTCTGCTGCGCGAACGCAAGCTGATCTGA
- the tadA gene encoding tRNA adenosine(34) deaminase TadA: MTPADIDFMRLALAQAQLAAERGEVPVGAVLVQDGKVIGEGFNQPITSLDPSAHAEMVAIRQAATALQNYRLPGTTLYVTLEPCTMCSGLLIHSRIGRLVYGASEPRSGAVASRSQVLDQPWMNHRVQVEGGVLAEECGALLSGFFRERRGRG; the protein is encoded by the coding sequence ATGACGCCGGCTGACATCGACTTTATGCGGCTGGCACTGGCGCAGGCGCAGCTGGCGGCCGAGCGGGGCGAAGTCCCGGTGGGCGCCGTGCTGGTGCAAGATGGCAAGGTGATCGGCGAGGGCTTCAACCAGCCGATCACCAGCCTCGACCCCAGCGCCCATGCTGAAATGGTCGCCATTCGTCAGGCCGCAACGGCCCTGCAGAATTACCGCCTGCCCGGCACCACCCTGTACGTCACCCTCGAACCCTGCACCATGTGCTCTGGTCTGCTGATCCACAGCCGCATCGGGCGTCTGGTCTACGGCGCCAGCGAACCCCGCTCCGGCGCCGTCGCCAGCCGCAGCCAAGTCCTGGACCAGCCCTGGATGAATCACCGGGTGCAGGTGGAGGGCGGGGTGTTGGCGGAGGAGTGTGGGGCGCTGTTGTCGGGGTTTTTTAGGGAGAGGCGCGGGCGCGGCTGA
- the mltF gene encoding membrane-bound lytic murein transglycosylase MltF — protein sequence MHRPAPRLPRLKALATALCAVLLTACEQSTQLEQIQEDGTLRVITRNTPTTYYQDRNGDTGLEYELAKRFADSLGVGLDMQAADTLDSLYQQLGEADGPQVAAAGLTVNPARSEQIRFAAPYLDVIPQVVYRRDSRKPRSIEDLYGQRLMVLKGSTLADELRALQQSHPELTFEESDSVEVVDLLRLVNDGEIDSAVVYSNELVVNQAFYPAVSVAFDLGDGQPMAWALRQYADSTLLDAVNGFFSRIKADGTLDQLIERFYGHSDVLDYVGARAFATHMQNRLPRFETFLRQAGDQNSLDWRLLAAMSYQESLWDPNARSATGVRGLMMLTLPTAKFVGVTNRVDPQQSINGGARYLIWVRDQIPTDIPEPDRTWFALAAYNVGLGHLDDARKLTADGGRDPNRWVDVKDFLPLLQKKEWYSKTRYGYARGSEPVHYVQNIRRYYDILQWVTQPQSESRQQPAEQYHAPGILEQLPDGV from the coding sequence ATGCATCGACCAGCCCCTCGCCTTCCCCGTTTAAAGGCTCTGGCCACCGCCCTGTGCGCCGTGTTGCTGACAGCCTGTGAGCAAAGCACCCAACTGGAACAGATTCAGGAGGACGGCACCCTGCGCGTGATCACCCGCAACACGCCGACCACTTACTATCAAGATCGCAACGGTGATACCGGGCTGGAGTACGAGCTGGCCAAGCGCTTTGCCGACAGCCTGGGCGTGGGCCTGGACATGCAGGCCGCCGACACCCTCGACAGTCTCTATCAGCAATTGGGCGAAGCCGATGGCCCACAGGTGGCGGCAGCGGGCTTGACCGTCAACCCGGCCCGCAGCGAACAGATTCGCTTTGCCGCACCCTATCTCGATGTAATTCCGCAGGTGGTCTACCGGCGCGACAGTCGCAAACCGCGCAGCATTGAAGACCTCTACGGCCAACGCCTGATGGTCCTCAAGGGCAGCACCCTGGCTGACGAGCTGCGCGCCCTGCAGCAGAGCCACCCGGAGCTGACCTTTGAGGAGTCTGACAGCGTTGAAGTGGTTGACCTGCTGCGCCTGGTCAACGACGGCGAAATTGACAGCGCGGTGGTCTACTCCAACGAGCTGGTGGTCAATCAGGCATTTTACCCGGCCGTGAGCGTTGCCTTTGACCTCGGCGACGGCCAGCCGATGGCCTGGGCGCTGCGCCAGTACGCCGACAGCACCCTGCTCGATGCGGTCAATGGGTTCTTCTCCCGCATCAAGGCCGACGGCACCCTGGATCAGCTGATCGAACGCTTTTACGGCCACTCCGATGTACTGGACTACGTGGGCGCCCGCGCCTTCGCCACCCATATGCAAAACCGCCTGCCGCGCTTTGAGACCTTTCTGCGTCAGGCCGGCGACCAGAACTCACTGGACTGGCGCCTGCTGGCCGCCATGAGTTATCAGGAGTCGCTCTGGGACCCGAATGCACGCTCGGCCACCGGCGTACGCGGGCTAATGATGCTAACCCTGCCAACCGCCAAGTTTGTCGGCGTAACCAACCGCGTTGACCCGCAGCAGAGCATTAACGGCGGTGCGCGCTACCTGATCTGGGTGCGTGATCAGATACCCACCGACATTCCCGAGCCCGACCGCACCTGGTTTGCACTGGCCGCCTACAACGTCGGCCTGGGCCACCTGGATGACGCCCGCAAGCTGACCGCCGACGGCGGCCGCGACCCCAACCGCTGGGTCGACGTAAAGGATTTTCTGCCGCTGCTGCAGAAGAAAGAGTGGTACAGCAAAACCCGCTACGGTTACGCCCGCGGCTCAGAGCCGGTGCACTACGTGCAGAACATCCGCCGCTACTACGACATCCTGCAATGGGTCACCCAACCCCAATCCGAATCCCGCCAGCAACCGGCCGAGCAATACCACGCGCCGGGGATTCTGGAGCAGTTGCCGGATGGGGTTTAG
- the purL gene encoding phosphoribosylformylglycinamidine synthase encodes MHILRGAPALSDFRRTKLLAKLQSRLAAVTGVYAEFMHFAELSSELDEQSAQVLDRLLRYGPSVPVEEPAGELVLVVPRFGTISPWSSKATDIARNCGLSQVLRLERGIAYYVSGKLSADERKVLVAELHDRMTELALDDLDAAAALFAHTEPKPFQRVDILAGGRDALVEANSSLGLALAEDEIDYLVESFTGLGRNPSDVELMMFAQANSEHCRHKIFNASWDIDGQAQDKSLFGMIKNTYQMHSDGVLSAYKDNAAVIEGFTAGRFFPVPGSFEYRAHEEPVHILMKVETHNHPTAIAPFPGASTGSGGEIRDEGATGIGGKPKAGLTGFTVSNLRIPGFVQPWEEDNGKPSRIVTPLQIMIEGPLGGAAFNNEFGRPNLNGYFRTFETTIDSPRGPETRGYHKPIMIAGGMGNIRATHVEKSDIPVGAKLIVLGGPAMLIGLGGGAASSMATGASAEDLDFASVQRENPEMERRCQEVIDRCWQLGDKNPIAFIHDVGAGGLSNAFPELVNDGGRGGRFELRNVPNDEPGMSPLEIWSNESQERYVMAVPNADFERFEAICQRERCPFAVVGEATEEQLLVLNDSHFDNQPVDMPLSVLLGKPPRMHRSVEREAEQGDNFSASELTLSDAAERVLRLPAVASKQFLITIGDRSITGMVTRDQMVGPWQVPVADCAVTATSFDVNTGEAMAMGERTPLALLNAPASGRMAVAETVTNLAAARIDKLSDIKLSANWMSAAGHPGEDARLYDTVKAVGMELCPELGITIPVGKDSMSMKTRWDESGKEKSVTSPLSLIVTGFAPVQDVRATLTPQLRLDHGATDLILIDLGRGQNRLGGSALAQVYNKIGQQVPDLDDAEDLKAFFAVIQGLNQDELLLAYHDRSDGGLFTTLTEMAFAARCGLNINLDVLAQDASTLAEVLFNEELGAVIQVAQSDTEEVLAQLSAAGLGDCSAVIGQPASEQAIRFEFNGKPVLESTRAIWQQAWSETSWQIQRLRDNAECADQEFEGIADDANPGLHALLSFDINEDVAAPAISKGSRPRVAILREQGVNGQVEMAAAFNRAGFSAVDVHMSDILSGRVELEDFRGLVACGGFSYGDVLGAGEGWAKSILFNQVAREAFTAFFARPDTFALGVCNGCQMLSNLRELIPGSDHWPHFVRNRSEQFEARVAMVEVQPSPSIFLSGMVGSRLPIAIAHGEGHAEFASSAAVDACEAANAVALRYVDNRGRMTERYPANPNGSPRGITGLTTRDGRVTIMMPHPERVFRAVQNSWHPDDWSEDGGWMRMFRNARAWIG; translated from the coding sequence ATGCATATCCTGCGTGGAGCCCCAGCCCTTTCCGATTTTCGTCGTACCAAGTTGCTCGCCAAGCTGCAAAGCCGCCTTGCCGCAGTGACCGGGGTGTACGCCGAGTTCATGCATTTCGCCGAGCTGAGCAGCGAGCTGGACGAGCAATCCGCGCAGGTGCTCGACCGTCTGCTGCGCTACGGCCCGTCCGTGCCGGTCGAAGAGCCCGCGGGCGAACTGGTGCTGGTTGTGCCGCGTTTTGGCACCATCTCTCCCTGGTCCAGCAAGGCGACTGACATCGCGCGCAACTGTGGCCTGAGCCAGGTGCTGCGTCTGGAGCGCGGTATCGCGTACTACGTCAGCGGCAAACTGTCGGCTGATGAGCGCAAGGTGCTGGTTGCCGAACTGCATGACCGCATGACCGAGCTGGCGCTGGATGATCTGGATGCGGCAGCAGCGCTGTTCGCCCACACCGAGCCCAAGCCGTTCCAGCGTGTCGACATCCTAGCCGGCGGCCGTGATGCGCTGGTGGAAGCCAACAGCAGCCTGGGTCTGGCGCTGGCCGAAGACGAGATCGACTACCTGGTTGAAAGCTTCACCGGCCTTGGCCGCAACCCGAGCGACGTTGAACTGATGATGTTCGCCCAGGCCAACTCCGAGCATTGCCGGCACAAGATCTTCAACGCCAGCTGGGATATCGACGGTCAGGCGCAGGATAAAAGCCTGTTCGGCATGATCAAGAACACCTATCAGATGCACAGCGATGGCGTGCTGTCGGCCTATAAAGACAACGCCGCTGTGATCGAAGGCTTCACCGCAGGCCGTTTCTTCCCGGTGCCGGGTAGCTTTGAATACCGTGCTCACGAAGAGCCGGTGCATATCCTGATGAAGGTAGAAACCCACAACCACCCGACCGCGATTGCCCCGTTCCCGGGCGCGTCTACCGGTTCCGGTGGTGAGATTCGTGACGAAGGCGCCACCGGTATCGGCGGCAAGCCGAAGGCCGGTTTGACCGGTTTCACCGTCTCCAACCTGCGTATTCCGGGCTTTGTCCAGCCGTGGGAAGAAGACAACGGCAAGCCGTCGCGCATTGTTACCCCGCTGCAGATCATGATCGAAGGCCCGCTCGGCGGCGCCGCGTTCAACAACGAGTTTGGTCGTCCGAACCTGAACGGTTACTTCCGTACCTTCGAAACCACCATCGACTCGCCCCGTGGCCCGGAAACCCGTGGTTACCACAAGCCGATCATGATCGCCGGTGGCATGGGCAACATCCGTGCAACCCACGTCGAGAAGTCCGACATCCCGGTTGGCGCCAAGCTGATCGTGCTGGGCGGCCCGGCGATGCTGATCGGTCTGGGCGGCGGCGCGGCGTCTTCCATGGCCACCGGTGCCAGCGCCGAGGATCTGGACTTTGCCTCTGTACAGCGGGAAAACCCGGAAATGGAGCGCCGCTGTCAGGAGGTCATCGACCGCTGCTGGCAGCTGGGTGACAAGAACCCGATCGCCTTTATCCACGACGTGGGCGCGGGCGGCCTGTCCAATGCCTTCCCGGAGCTGGTCAACGACGGTGGTCGCGGCGGCCGTTTCGAGCTGCGCAACGTACCGAACGACGAGCCGGGCATGAGCCCGCTGGAAATCTGGTCCAACGAATCCCAGGAACGCTACGTCATGGCCGTGCCGAACGCCGATTTCGAGCGTTTCGAAGCCATCTGCCAGCGCGAGCGTTGCCCCTTCGCCGTGGTCGGTGAAGCGACTGAAGAACAGCTGCTGGTGCTCAACGACAGCCACTTCGACAACCAGCCGGTCGACATGCCGCTCTCGGTGCTGCTCGGCAAGCCGCCGCGCATGCATCGCAGCGTCGAGCGTGAAGCAGAGCAGGGCGACAACTTCAGCGCCAGTGAGCTGACCCTGAGCGATGCTGCCGAGCGCGTGCTGCGTTTGCCGGCGGTTGCCAGCAAGCAGTTCCTGATCACCATTGGTGACCGCAGCATTACCGGCATGGTTACCCGCGACCAGATGGTTGGCCCGTGGCAGGTGCCGGTGGCCGACTGCGCCGTGACCGCCACCAGCTTTGACGTTAACACCGGTGAAGCCATGGCCATGGGCGAGCGCACGCCGCTGGCGCTGCTCAACGCCCCGGCCTCCGGTCGTATGGCGGTGGCAGAAACCGTGACCAACCTGGCTGCTGCGCGCATCGACAAGCTGTCGGACATCAAACTGTCTGCCAACTGGATGTCCGCTGCCGGTCACCCCGGTGAAGACGCGCGCCTGTACGACACCGTCAAGGCAGTCGGCATGGAGCTGTGCCCCGAGCTGGGCATTACCATTCCGGTCGGCAAGGACTCCATGTCCATGAAGACCCGCTGGGACGAGTCCGGCAAAGAGAAGTCGGTTACCTCGCCGCTGTCGCTGATCGTCACCGGCTTCGCCCCGGTGCAGGATGTGCGTGCCACCCTGACCCCGCAGCTGCGTCTGGACCACGGTGCAACCGACCTGATCCTGATTGATCTGGGCCGTGGTCAGAACCGCTTGGGCGGTTCTGCGCTGGCGCAGGTCTACAACAAGATCGGCCAGCAGGTGCCGGATCTGGACGACGCTGAAGACCTCAAAGCCTTCTTCGCCGTGATTCAGGGCTTGAATCAGGACGAGCTGCTGCTCGCCTATCACGACCGCTCCGACGGCGGCCTGTTCACCACCCTGACCGAGATGGCCTTTGCTGCCCGCTGCGGTTTGAATATCAACCTCGACGTACTGGCGCAAGACGCCAGCACACTGGCCGAAGTGCTGTTCAACGAAGAGCTGGGCGCGGTTATTCAGGTTGCCCAGAGCGACACCGAAGAAGTGCTGGCACAGCTGTCTGCCGCTGGCCTGGGTGATTGCAGCGCGGTGATCGGTCAGCCCGCCAGCGAGCAGGCGATTCGCTTCGAGTTTAACGGCAAGCCGGTGCTGGAAAGCACCCGCGCCATCTGGCAGCAAGCCTGGAGCGAAACCAGCTGGCAGATTCAGCGCCTGCGCGACAACGCCGAATGCGCGGATCAGGAGTTTGAAGGCATTGCCGACGACGCCAACCCCGGCCTGCACGCGCTGCTCAGCTTTGATATCAACGAAGACGTTGCCGCACCGGCCATCAGCAAGGGCTCGCGCCCGCGCGTTGCCATTCTGCGTGAGCAGGGCGTCAATGGTCAGGTTGAGATGGCTGCGGCCTTCAACCGCGCCGGCTTCAGCGCGGTAGATGTACACATGAGCGACATCCTCAGTGGCCGCGTTGAGCTGGAAGACTTCCGTGGCTTGGTCGCCTGCGGCGGCTTCTCATACGGTGACGTACTGGGCGCTGGTGAGGGTTGGGCCAAGTCGATCCTGTTCAACCAGGTCGCCCGTGAAGCCTTTACAGCCTTCTTTGCTCGCCCCGACACCTTCGCCCTGGGCGTGTGCAACGGCTGCCAGATGCTCTCCAACCTGCGTGAGCTGATCCCCGGCAGTGACCACTGGCCGCATTTTGTGCGCAACCGCTCCGAGCAGTTTGAAGCGCGAGTTGCCATGGTCGAAGTGCAGCCTTCGCCGTCGATCTTCCTCAGCGGCATGGTCGGCAGCCGTTTGCCGATCGCCATCGCCCACGGTGAAGGCCACGCCGAATTTGCCAGCAGCGCCGCTGTTGACGCTTGTGAGGCCGCCAACGCCGTGGCCCTGCGCTACGTCGACAACCGTGGCCGCATGACCGAACGCTACCCGGCCAACCCCAACGGCTCGCCGCGTGGTATCACCGGTCTGACCACCCGCGACGGTCGCGTCACCATCATGATGCCGCACCCGGAGCGCGTGTTCCGCGCCGTACAGAACTCTTGGCACCCGGATGACTGGAGCGAAGACGGCGGCTGGATGCGCATGTTCCGCAATGCCCGCGCCTGGATCGGTTAA
- a CDS encoding AraC family transcriptional regulator: MPVVHADMSGGQAIDLPGVRGRMERLEFASGIVLYRMEYEALDDCFVQVQNSFSEPWIGSALHLQGHSELAYPDGKTFTLTPDSALLMRVDPSGSRFHLFKGQLVRHVGVASTLAPLQARFDGQLPGRLALFTDNSFGDFQLGQSFSPSPRLRHLASNLFDNHAKGSTRLLKLEGIANLFLAEIIELFCEENPTKDRIVVWEDQSLSDIIAHIEHNLDGTLALSALANMAGLSENRLDQLFRQKFQLSCAEYVRNERMSTANRWLQSGELPVREVAKRVGYSHVSNFSRAYRARFGETPARTLRRATSRST, translated from the coding sequence GTGCCAGTAGTTCATGCAGATATGAGCGGCGGTCAGGCGATCGACCTGCCGGGCGTTCGCGGTCGCATGGAGCGTCTGGAGTTCGCCAGCGGCATAGTGCTCTACCGGATGGAATATGAAGCACTGGACGACTGCTTCGTGCAGGTGCAGAACAGCTTCAGCGAACCGTGGATCGGCTCGGCACTGCATCTGCAGGGCCACTCCGAGCTGGCCTACCCCGACGGCAAAACCTTTACGCTGACACCCGATTCCGCCCTGTTGATGCGGGTTGACCCATCAGGCAGCCGCTTTCATCTGTTCAAAGGGCAGCTCGTTCGCCATGTGGGCGTAGCATCCACACTCGCGCCCCTGCAAGCCCGCTTCGATGGCCAACTGCCCGGGCGGCTGGCGCTATTCACTGACAACAGCTTTGGCGATTTTCAGTTAGGCCAATCATTCTCGCCCAGTCCGCGCCTGCGGCATTTGGCAAGCAACCTGTTCGACAACCACGCCAAGGGCAGCACCCGACTGCTGAAGCTCGAAGGTATTGCGAACCTCTTTCTGGCAGAAATCATCGAGCTGTTCTGCGAAGAAAACCCGACAAAAGACCGCATTGTCGTCTGGGAAGACCAGAGCCTCAGCGACATCATCGCGCACATCGAACACAACCTGGATGGCACCCTGGCGCTCAGCGCCCTGGCCAACATGGCCGGCCTGTCCGAGAACCGTCTCGATCAACTGTTTCGGCAGAAATTCCAGCTCAGTTGCGCCGAATACGTGCGCAACGAACGCATGAGCACAGCCAACCGCTGGCTGCAATCAGGCGAGCTGCCCGTGCGTGAGGTTGCCAAGCGAGTTGGCTACAGCCACGTCAGCAACTTCTCCCGCGCCTATCGCGCGCGCTTCGGGGAAACACCGGCCAGAACACTACGCCGCGCCACCAGCCGGTCCACGTAG